A segment of the Lineus longissimus chromosome 11, tnLinLong1.2, whole genome shotgun sequence genome:
AAGTCGATATTTCAAAAGCAGTTGAGGGTTTTATAGGAGGAATCAACAATGAATTACATGCTTTGACAATGTAATTTTAAAAGCAAATCGTCTGCTTAAAAGGTCAAAGCAATTTCTTCTGCGATAAATCGTTGATGACGTAATATCGGAACCCGTTAACATGTCAATTGCATGTCATTATTAAGTAAAAGACCTAACAATGAGGCTGTGCTAGTCGATTTTCGGATACAAAAtcgcaaaaatatttttcaaacgaAAAACGGAAAGAGATTTCGCGAATCCGCCCAAAAAAATCAATTgcaaaaatgttcttttttctAAAAGTTTTGCGAATAGCGAAAAAACCAGGCGCGACGATTTGGTGGTTTACCATAATCGCCCACATCACGCCAAGCCTGTGAGACGGATAAATACATTGTAGAGTTAATGGAACAGAACTCGATTCGTTCGTGCGCGGGCTGAAAATATCCAACATCTGTATATTGCTTTACGTATAGTTGGGATTGCAATCATaacttgaaatgttttgatCTGGTCCTTTTTTGCATTGGAAAATATCAAATCACTGTTACATCCGAGtacatccatgtacatgtacccatCTGCATACGTTTAAACGTACAGAAAAAAAGCGTGTTTCAGCAAAGAAAAACATATCTCCTGTATGATTTATCCCTATCGATTTTACGTATAATGTAACGTAATTTGTGTAGCGGTCATACGTAAAACTGATATGGATGCGTCATACGAGCGTGAAATCCATCCCTACTGAAACTCTCTAATGACTTGAGAAAACACAAACTTATGTGACAACGTTAACGTATTCGTATCGATAATGTTACATGAATGCAGATTCGATTCCACCAGTGCCTTGtgacaaaatggtggtacctatatTGTCAACCATTaagttgagacaagaccaccattgaatattcataggttggaagATCCAGACCTTttaattagacgcgagtatgtttttttactgtcaagtgcatatttggagaggtattgaagagatatttggtgtggcaagtctacagataaaaagaaatgatttgatgaaaaaaagaatttgatttttgctaatttggcaatagtgttttgagatttttctgccagctggctgaaaagagtggaaatatcagcgtctgtccaatttgtcgattatcgaAAAATGTCcttggtcaactaccagtttaccaTAGAATTATAAGATAATAAAAAAATGTAGTTTAGTATTAAAAGGTATTTATAGTTGAAATAAGGAAGACCagtttgtgctgccatctgaatcCTGCAGGCAGCACACAATTCTAAAAGTTTattaacccattctcccacaattacattgtacattaccaACGGTGGTCCTTCCGTACCACAGAGTCATGTGCATTTTCATGGATGGGTCAGTTAAAATTTGATTAACAAAATGAGGGTCAATCCCAATACATGAATAATATACTTGTATCACCCTGTCACCTCCCAGATTTTAACTCAAATGCTTGGCTGTTCTCCCAGTACCGCGTGCCAAGACAAGAAAATAATGGACTCGATTTAAGATTTTGCAGCTAATGATAAATTATATGCCAATGCCCACACGAAAGCGACTGACCTTCTCAAAGCTTCCCACGCGGCGAAAAAAACAGAACGAGTAATGGGAAACCGATCTGATAAAAAGCAATCCATTTAATTCTTTTTTAGATTCAATAACTACGCTCGATTGGTTCGGCTGACCGAGATCAACACTGTTGGAGAAACTAATTACTGTCACAAGTTGATGCgaaatcaatttttcaattatTATTCCAATTTTGTATTCAAGGTTGCTGCGACTTGCAGTGATGATTATTGATATCCTACGCGTTGTTATGATAGCCCTGGGTCGTCAGCTGCGTTAAATAAACGCTGGACCAAAACCTGAAACGTACTCATGTGATTTCCCGTGTTTTTTTCCGAGATCAACAAACCTCCAATCTCCGTTTCCAGACCCTCTCCATCATGAGGAGTGGGATATCTGAAATTGAAGCTCAACGCTAAACAAAACCGGCCGCAATCTTGCCCATAAAAAGTATTCACCGGAACGACCAAGATACAGGAGCAATATACATCACTTTCGAAGCAATTATGATTTTTGCAAGAACTCGTTTCCGTGCAGCTTTTGGTAATAGTTTCGGCAATTTCATTGACTCGATAACGTCAGCCACTATTTCGTATTCCGTTTTGCAAAGAACTAGAAAAAAACCCTGTCATCTGACTAAGTAGGGTACATTAGGCAACTACTTTCCGCCGTGTAATTTGAACATTTGAACCACCATCATTGGCCAAGAATACCAAGAGCAACATAGGCTGCAGATATAGCAGCGGATAGAAAGCAAAATTTGTATCCGACCCATTTGTCATACATGTCAAATATCATGACAAATAACAACTACAAAGCGCCTAGTATTCTATGGGGAAAGCTCCGATTGTCCACAAAGAAAAATCGCACTGATATGACTGAATCTCAGATAGCGGCCTGCTGCGTTCGGCTTTCATTCGTGAAGTCTCCAGTTTGCATTCCGTCATTTCTCCATTCTGAATGGCCATAATCTGCTTCTTCTCACGTTAGTATCCATATCTTAGAATGTCATCAGTCAGGTTTCGATCATGCGGGAGACTGGGACTTATCTCGGATCCTTATAACGCATACGGATAGAAATACacaaaattcgtcctctttctacagttTTACCGTATACGCGTATGATGATCCTCGATATGTCGCTTATCTCGACCTCAATAATTCTATGATGGAACAAACCCGATATAGAAGAATCTAGATTCCAGTCATCGTGTGCATCGAAGTTCAAACAAAAGTGTTATATCACTGGTACCGGTGGTGTGCAATGTCATCGTATGTTCAAACAAAAGTGTTATATCacatgtttatacatgtaatagtgcTGTGCGATGTTATCGCAAGCATCGATGTTCAAACGAAAGGGTTAAACCACAAGTACCGGTAGTGTGCAATGTCATCGTGTGCAAATGTTATATCACATGTACCGGTAGTGTGCAATGTTATCGTGTGCAAGTGTTATATCACATGTACCGGTAGAGTGTGCAATGTTATCGTGTGCAAGTGTTATATCACATGTACCGGTAGAGTGTGCGATGTTATCGTGTGCATCGATGTTAAAACGAAAGGTTCATCAGGTACCGGTAGTGTGCAATGTCATCGTGTGCATCGACGTTGAATGGAAGGGTTATATCACGAGTACTGGTTTGTGTAATGTCATCGTGTGCCTCGACGTTCAAACGAAAGGACCGGTAGTGTGCAATGTTATGTTGTGCATCGACGATCAAACGAAAGGTTTATATTACATGTGCCGATGGTGTACAATGTCATCGTGTGCATCGATGTTCAAACGAAAGAATTATATCACAGGTACCGGTAGAGTGTGCAATGTCATCGTATGCCTCTATGTTCAAACGAAAAGGTTATATCTCAGGTACTGGTGGTGTGAAATTTCGTTGTGTGCATCGTTGTTCAAACGAAAGGGGCATCAGGTACCGGtataaaaggaatggacgttcaggaatgcaggaccccatacaaaagaagtgtattgtcaacgaatgtggttaatggtttggttagggtaagcaacataatcttcaacaaaggaactcggcgactctatttactttaacaaaaggatcggacttagattccgggcgATTGCATTTCTTTCACACCGGTAGTGTGCAATGTTATCGATGTTTTTAAGTGGTTTTTGAGACTGCGAAAAACTTCCAAGGGTCGTTCACTTCGCTGCAAATTAATCTCAAACACCATTGATGTTGAGTGGTGTTTAAAAGGCTGGAAAAAAAGTGTATTGCGAAATGTCATGGTGTGCATTGATGTTCAAACAAAAATGTTACATTACAGGTATCAATTTTACGGTTGTCAAAAAGCATCCAAAAATAGTTTATTAAATTTTGGTTTGATGAAAAATGTTAACAATTAGAAATGAGACAGTTACAATGTAGCTTCGGGCGTAACATCATAATCCAGGTCTTAACATTGCGAAGATAGAATCATTGGATCTCAAAATTACTGAATCGTATAACATGACGAATGATATTCAATCTGGAGTTTCACATCGTAATGGCaaattgatgatgaaatatctCAATTCTAATCAACGTTCTGATATCACGCGCCCACTGACGGTTATATATCGAGCATGGTTCCGACATAATTTGTGAGAGTCTGTGATCTCTGGTAACGGTCACATCTCATCCCGAATTTCaaaaagagacaagaccacaattgattttttaagccttttagcagttaaattgtcaatgtttgaccgcgacgcatcaaagaacgcgtggttttgtgaatctgaaatttagattatgttattccggacagtcgggcaagtaaatggtgaaaaataaaatggtgattgaccacggaaattttttgataatcgacaaattagacagactttgatatttccactcttttcagccaactggcagaaaaaactcaaaacacgccccctattacccaattagcaaaattcgaaattaattttttcatcaaataatttctttatatctgtagacttgccacaacaaatattttttcaatacctctccaaatatgtacttgagagttaaaaacatgcactcgtctaattgataggcctcgaccctccaacctatgaatattcattagtggtcttgtctcaaaagCACGTGTTGAGTTCTTATCTACAGTAAATACCTCCGATACCTTTCATTGCGCCAAAAAACGCCGTCGAAGTATGTTTTTGTGTTTCACTATATAGGCTCCAACCATGAGCCAATGCATTACACAGTGCAGTACAATGCAGTACAATGCAGTGAAATGTTACATGGTGAGGCGAAAGGCATATTTGATAGACCACTACGGCGGCATTTTTGGGCACGAAGTTataaataaaatgtacattgtattgtcGCAATATAAACCAAGTGCACCTTGAGACTTATTTCGACATGATATATGAAGGAATACATGCTATTTTGCCACCGCACCATGTTCTGCTGAGGATCGAGAGTAGATACGGGAGGGGACCTTGTCTGGATATTACTTCAGACtgaaaacaaatatattcaACGACTTAGCTATCAGTTATCAAGGCCCATCAAAGTATAATATTAAGTTTCAAAGATTCGGGTGTTCGATTCGGGGAGGAGAAGAGGATTATTGGTGTCAATTCAAACACCGTTAGCGTTATGTCATGGACGAAAAATATTGCCAAGCTCAATCTGTGCAACAGGTTTGGGCAACCACCAACTTCTTGTAAACCGGCGCATTAACATCCTCTTTCGGCCATTTGCTTGGCCAACTAGCTTGGATTGCTGTGGCTTCGCCGTGCCATGGACGCAATTTCATTAATGTCTACTCTTTTTACGTTCTCAGTCAAACGACGTCAAAAGGTCAGAGTAAGATGTATCTTAGGCCATACATTGTAGTAGGCGgccttttgatgatattttcgGCCAGCAGGTAATAACCAAATGCCCCCTGGAGAGGAGTGTTGTCTCAGGGCAGCGGCGGTAGGTAATCTATCTGACTTGTGAATCGGACAAATGTTCGAAACAGAAATAAATCGAAAATGTCGCAGGGGGGTTGGTTATTGGGTGTCCACAATTGCACAATCGAATTGGTGAAATGTCGTCATACTATCCGTGGATGGGAAAAACATCTATCATTCCTGGAAACCTTGAAGATTGATCGAGGGACACTGGCATGGGAAATTCAGATCTCGCCTGAAAGAAATGGAACATCCTGAGTCATTTCCCCTTAACAAAGCGGAACGATGAGTCGTCTGATAAAACTGCAGCTCCGCACTTAACATCTGAAAGCACCGTATTTGGTAGCAATGTGTTGTTTCAAAATGGAAACTCTAACAAAGGCGTATAATAAAAGAAAGAAATACTGAAGACAATACCTTCCGTCCTTTTGAGAAAATTGAGACTCACTCAGATGTTAAATTTTATCTTTTGTGTTCACGATAGCTAATGGATTAACTTATAACATTTTGAAAGGGTTGCTGTTTAAAGGTTCTTTCTTCGGATTTGTTTTTAAGCAGTGCTTCAGCGTCTAGTGTTTCAGAATAACGAGAAGGAACAAGAATGGTTAGTGAATAGATAGATTATGACTAAAATGTTCCTAAAAGATCTGCTAAAAAGACTTAACGACCTTAAAAGTGTTTAACTTTTGGCtattttcttttggtttttacATTGATTTGAACCCCATCAGGAAATGAATACAGTAATTGGGTTCATAGAAGTGGCACGTTTAGAGAAGTCCTCAGTGTTATAGATCGGATTTGAATTATCGCCCATTTCCTGTACTTGGTAggagagtggaacctcccttagcggacacatgTCCATTTAGTAAAGCCTCTCTATagaggacactagttctggttccaattggctgtttccatttaattcaaCCTCTCTTATCAAGACACCCTtcttgtcagtccaaaggatGTCCTTATTTAATAGAGAGGCTACGCtgtaaatattcatattctTATTAGGTAAGTACACCGTTAGTCTTTTTTCGACAAAGTTTGGGCATCATTGGAAAGATTGACTCAAGAATATAACCTGAATCATTGAAATTTGATTAAACTTTCAGTACAGCTAGCCCACAAAATCTGGTTCTGACAAAATTAtcggaaaaaaaatcatgtaaaaTTAAGTATCAAAGTCTTCGTTTTCACGATGTACAGCATGTCTGTACGCTGTCTCCGACGCTTGCTGCCATTATTTCCAGTTCAAGGCcgaatattgatatttttggtTGATGTTGTCAAATTGTAGTGATTGCGAAATCTAAATCTATACATTCAGATTTAATGGAGGTCAATTCAGGTAGTTACAGTAGAACCGCCTCATAACTCATAACTGCGATCGGGCCCATGCCAATGGTTAATGTGATATCCTACGGGAATAATGCTTTATAAACATTAATTAAAATTTGATCGATGGGCCTGGCCGATAAATGAATGGATAGGTAAGCTCGCACCTAGAAATAAGAATCAATATCCAATCTTTTCTCGCATCCACTCTCTGTTTACCTTAATGGGGCGTTCATAATGATAATTGCATATGATGGATTCAACGTCCGAAGATTGCAGGAGAGGTATGGCTGTAAGGTGATTTTGGTTTTTAAGTTTATAGCGAATTATATATCGGCAAAAGTACAAGGCTATAATACAATGGAAATGCATTGGTGCACACTGCCTATTTGCTATGCCTACATTTATCGTATTCACTTTAGACTTGAAGAAGTTTAAATAGAGAGTAAAATAATATGTCACTAACTCAATATATCATatctacatgaacatgtatttggTGATTTCTCTATATATGTTTTTCAGTAGCCTCATGTTAACGTCCCTGTGATAGCCGCATATGCACTTTCGCGGTATCGTACAACGCGATTTTTATACAAAGCCACTGTTTAAAGCTAGTAGTACCAGAAAAATTTGCCAAGCGCTCCGTAATCGTCTTGTTAAGCCATATTCTATTAAATCATAAGCCGCGGACGTTGGATTATTAGGAAGAAAGCAACACCGCTCGATTGTAATGAAGAGAATAACCATTAATTTTGATATCGCTAATTGCATTTTCATTTAACGTAGTCATTAGTTGTCAAGCTCTATTTTATAGCACAAGATAGAATAAGGCCCAATTTTTGTACACATCGATCAGCGGGCGTGGTAGATATCTTAATCAATAGAGCGCGGAGTTATTTGGTGGATGTTGCGCATGTTCTTTTATAGCGTCGTATGAAATTAATTTGATAGCCGCCTATGAACTTTCGTGGTATCACACAAGTCGGTTTTTAAAGCCAATTCGCCAAGCCTTCCATAATCTCCTTGTTTAGCAATATTCCACAAAATCATAAGCTGCGGGCATTACATTACTTTAAAAAGGAAGTAAGCGCCGCTTCCCGATTGCAACTGCGAGGATGCTCATGACTAGCCATGATGCATGTTAGCCAAGTATCGTTCTATAATGCATTTTCATTAGAAATGACGCCGCTATTCATGACATTATAGCAAGTATTCCAGGGGCGGACCCAGCCGCGCtagataggggggggggggggggggcgcatccCCCCTACTCTCGCCTTCGACACGTTTTGACCGTggggtctgggggccctcccccagaaaaGTTTTTGAGATTTAAGTGCctttagatgcgttttcctCGCATCTGACAACAACTTACAGGTTTCGTTTGCCTGAAACAAATGATTGTTTTCTAACACGGGTTTTAGTTATTTTTTGTACTGACAGAAACAAAGCGTGCTATTTCTTGAGTTTGAAACTTAATTTATATAATGGAAAGTGCCAAAAACTTGAGACATTCTGCAACTTTCGTTTTTCCGAAATGATACTGCGATATCTACCTGAGCGAGCCGGGGCGGAGCCTTTCGAACGCGGGAAAGTATCATTAGAGCACGAAGATGCAAACCTATAGCCAGTCGCACAGTAGTTCAAGCAGGGCGTGGTAGTAAATAACTAGTcggtgcgcccccccccccccccccccaccccttccTTGGACCCGCACCTGTATTCACAACGACAGTCCTTAGCACAAGATAAAACTAGTCCAGGATTGGATCAGGGCCCGGTGATAAACTAACACCCGGGCGTCATAGATCTACAATGTATTCCTATAGGTAGAAGTCGACTTACATCTCCATGTACTTGGTAGCAGTCTCCACGTACGTTCAGAAATGGTGATTTAAAAAAGGTTTGTAAGGAGGATAACCATTTAAGTAGAACGTTGGATGCAATAAACTAACGTTGCTGCAGGGGACGTTAAAACGCCCATGTAATGTAATCTATTGcattttttcagatgtttcattttatttattttagatGGCACAGTTATGCCAATAAACGTTCGCATGAAGTGTGAATCACTCAGAGCTGTCGGCGTCTAATGGATTTTAAAAGTACATTATTGGGTTCTCTTTCCTTATCAATCACGTCAATATTGGCAATATTTACCACAGTTTCTGAAAGGGACATGTTTGCGTGCGTTACAGCGGTGGACCAACATCCGTAGTAATTAAAAACTGCCGCCATTCTAGGAGGAAGACACCATCGGCAGTAAGCTTTGCATATCAGAGAATAAGCCAGCGCCATGGAAAGATTGACAGTTCCGGATTTTGCTTAGAATCACGTCAATAAGTTGATATTAAATGTATTAATCATGGATACACTATTCATACATTGAGGAACACGTAACGGTGAAAATTAATCGTGGGTTTCGTTCGGTCGACGTAATACCTCAAGAGCATGAGCCGGGATTTCGAAAGGAATTGTCGTTTTCAAAAAATACAGGGCGCAATTGCGGTTGATTTCAGAAAATGTCGTTCGGATCAAGGGCTTTTCTCGGTGAATGTCAACGCTTCCTCTCCAAATCGGTGTTTTTTTTCCGGTATTCACAAACTACCTCCCCCTCGGCGCGGCCAATACTTGGCGTTGCCTGTAATATTCGTATCATATTTCTATCATGGTATTttcgccattgtcatcgctgATGCTGCCAATATCGAAGATGGAATGTCCCACCATACCTTGACGACACATTATGTACTGACTTGGGTTGAACTCCATCGCTACGGGAAATAATCATACAAACACGGGATAattatacaaatgtacatgacacGGGCAAAAACCCATCgattagtacatgtaataggTTTTTGATACGGGAAGTAATCCACATGTACTGCTCGTCCCAATGTAATCGACCCAACCTATCATAAGATACAGATTATTTCCATTACTCACGCCAGTAATTCGTTTGGTCTCACCCGAAATTGTCTCAGCTCCCTCCGTGTCGTATTCTTCCAGTCGCGGAattaatgaaaatgttatgaTATGCATTCAGCCGATAGACTCATCAATCAATTATTGCACGTAGCCCGGCGGCCTAACGAGCCATTTTGTGATGCTTTTCATACGATTATTGGTAATAGTTGGTGGGGTGGGGTGACCTCTTGCTGACCTTTACAACACTATTGGAGCTACCTGTAGCTTCTGGGTCAAGATTTTGAACCAAGTTGGTCACGACTCGGAGCTGACCAAATCATGCCAGACAGGActcctgcaacaaaaattgcgcAACAAAAATCCAAGAAATTAAGGTGCACGTTTCTCCTTCGCCAGTGACCCTCAGGATCTCCATTCCAGGTTATTTTGTTTCCGAATGAAACACCCCAGCTGTTAACTATCAGAGCAGTGTCCAATTGCTATGTTCGACTACTAAACAGATTCCCTTTTTGTACTTGCAGATGAAGACTCAAACCATGCCTCGATCTTTAGAATAACGAGGCATCTACTCTACGGCCACACGAAGGAGCAGCCATGATGTTTACAAAGTTCACCCAATCAATCAGCGCCCTCACGACCATGGAAGACTCGGCCACGCGGTCACATGGTATCATACTTCTGAACAACACGAACGACACTAGACGGAGCCAGGAGTCTGTTTTCATTTTCCCAATGGCGCAGAGCATCCTGATTCTGATACTCTGCGCAATAATGGTCATCGTGACTGTCGCCGGGAACAGCTTAGTAATAGTTGCCTTCGCTCTTGACAGAAATCTTCGCCAGTTTAGTAATTTCCTAATTTTAAACCTAGCCATTACGGATTTTGTTGTAGGGCTGTTCTGCATCCCACCGTATGTGCCTTATCTTTTGACGGGAAACTGGCCTTTCGGGCGTGGATTCTGCATATTTTGGCTAGTAAGTGACTACGTAACACCTTTGGCCTCAAGTTGGTCAGTTCTTATGATCTCAGTAGACAGATACCTAAGTGTCCGATTTGCCCTTTCCTACAGGGCCAAACAGACAAACAACCTAGTGACGCTATTCATGTTACTTCCATGGATCATTGGGATACTTGTTTATGGCCCTGCCATAGTTTTCTGGGAGCActggtcgggatcacgtgaggCACATCCAGGAGAATGTTTTGTCGAATTCCGGTCGCACCTTCCCTATCTTCTATTCGGCTCAGCAATTGAATTCATCATTCCGTTCATCACAACCACGGTAATAAATCTTTTAATCTACGAAAATATCCGTAAAAGGACGCGGCAAAAAGAACTCATGAATATGCAGATACGGGCCAACGCGGCGCTCTCTAACGGCCGTGATGCGAACTCTGTTTTATTACAAAATGGCGCCTCTGATAAAGACAGCAATCGAAGATTGCACAAGGATAAAAAGACTGCGAAAGCTATAGCAATAATCATCGTTGTCTTCGGGATATGTTGGGGACCTTTTGAAATCCTCTCCCTTGTTTCGTCCCTTTGTAAAGACTGTATCCACCCTGTGATATTTGAGATTTCCTTCTGGTTATTGTGGATTAACTCGACAATGAATCCATTGCTTTACCCTTTCACACATAAACAATTCCGGATGGCCTTCTATAAATTGTTGTGTAAAACTTTCAATAAACTGCGCCGTATTGAGCCTGTGCATTCGACCAGCATGACTGATGAACCATCACGCCTGTCGAGAATAACGTATAGTTAAACAGGTTTTTGACGGATAGATCAGAGCAATCAAATCTCTCGATATTGACTGCATGTTATTACAAATGTATACGTGTACCGTTCGCCAGGCTGGACTGTCAATTatttatgtatgtatatatttcTAACGATCTAAACCGAAGCTGATGTCTGTGTTTTGAAAGAGAAAAATTAGGAGGGAGACAGGGTCGATATAAGTGTGATACGATACAATGTGTTATTCTTTCGCAGCGCACCATTCCTCAGAATCATGGCATGTATTGTTTTCAAGTTCTTACAATTGCGTCAGTTCACTCTTAGAATTGAGCTGAgggtttttggccaacacaaatatgcacctcttattagaggtttttcggtaaaaagaaaaaaaatcctaATGGTTTCTAAAATTCTGAAAGATTCTGAGGATCTCCAGGGTTTTTTCTCTTGCTGAAAAATGTGTTGTAAgggatgcatatttgtgttggctgaatgATCAATCAAGATGATTGACTTCAATAAGAAAGTAGGCACGTTCTTTGTAAAACGTATCAGCCTACATCATGTATGTTGTTTTCGGACGATTTTCACATCTCCAGTACTCAATCGCTGCACTATTTTGCTTGTGAATACAAGAAtctttcaatttgaattttATCAAAGGATTCTGTTTATACTTAATGCTTTGAAATTAACCTTTCTCTGGCAGACCTGAAGAAGACTCCGTAAGAGTGTCGAAagcttgccacaacaaattgTTGttaatttaccaaaaaaaaagatttttattaTTTGTAAATGCACATACGTGTTCTTTCTTTCTGACGGAGTGCAACATCAACAGTAACAGTATATCATCCCCAGACGAGCATGGACAAAACAAGGGCAAGCGGCCAGCCGTGGGTGGCCTCATTTCGACCGATATACCTATGTATCAAACCTAGCTGCATATTATGTATCCGCCAGTCATCGTTGATTGCGTTGACCTCAGGTCAAAGCGACTTGGTGTGCTCCAGATCTGCGAGAAATCAAATCGTCATCAAATTTACTTTTATAGTTTTAATCATTCCAATTTACAGCTGATAGCGTCCGAGTTTAAAAGTATATTGCACAGGCTTCGAAGAATTATTTCTCTTCCGTACACaagtatactctttcatgtcttgTGTTGGAGGATCGAATCCCTGGTCTATTTTTCCCACAGTTAAGACAATCCCAAACGTGGGCGTTTTCCGAAGCCGTTCAAAATGAGTTAAGGAGTTGTTTGAAAACCACCTCGTGAAGAAGCACCATATCAGCAAAGGATTATGTTGTGTTTAAGATAGTGTAATGGCTTGTCCAGGCACAATACAATTTGACGGTCACATTGATAACCAATCAGCCACTTACCGACCTAAATAATGAATTGAGGTCGACTAGTTTATAATTGATCTTTGTAATAAAATAGGATGGTTATTATTGCTCTTAATTCTAAATTAGTGTGATTGTTTATTATTTCACCGGCATCAAACTGAAATTATGGGACAGTTagattcagat
Coding sequences within it:
- the LOC135495964 gene encoding histamine H3 receptor-like, giving the protein MMFTKFTQSISALTTMEDSATRSHGIILLNNTNDTRRSQESVFIFPMAQSILILILCAIMVIVTVAGNSLVIVAFALDRNLRQFSNFLILNLAITDFVVGLFCIPPYVPYLLTGNWPFGRGFCIFWLVSDYVTPLASSWSVLMISVDRYLSVRFALSYRAKQTNNLVTLFMLLPWIIGILVYGPAIVFWEHWSGSREAHPGECFVEFRSHLPYLLFGSAIEFIIPFITTTVINLLIYENIRKRTRQKELMNMQIRANAALSNGRDANSVLLQNGASDKDSNRRLHKDKKTAKAIAIIIVVFGICWGPFEILSLVSSLCKDCIHPVIFEISFWLLWINSTMNPLLYPFTHKQFRMAFYKLLCKTFNKLRRIEPVHSTSMTDEPSRLSRITYS